The sequence TTGATCTCCTCGGTCAGCATCTTGCGGATCAAGGCCGGGTCGTGACCGTCCACGCACATGGAAATGCCCTTTTGCAGAAAGGGATTCTCCACCGTTTCGTTCTCAAGCGCCAGCAGACCGTTCTTGCGCGCCACGTCCGCCAGGCGTACCGCTTCCTCGATCAGCTTGGCCGGATCGTCGGGCTTGTTGAAGAAGGCCTTGGCCGCCACCCCGAAGGAACGGAAAAAATCCCCCAGGGTGATGCGCATCAGAGTCACCATGAAAGTGCCCCCGAACACGATCAGGATGGACGGCACGTTGACGAACAACATGAAGTCGCCGCCCATGGCGATGGATGCCCCGATGATGCCGAGACCGCCAAGCAGACCGACCAGGGTTGCGATGTCCAAGGGTGAACCTCCTCACATTTTTTGCAGCACTACCTAGAAAAGTAGCACGCAAATGCGGGAAAGAAAGGCGGTCAGATCTCGACCACCCGCCCCGGACGGAATTCCTCGACCGGCCTGCGATCGTGATACCCCCGTGGATTGCAAAGGATGCGGGTGTCGCCGCAGCGATAATCCCAGACCACATGGGTATGGCCGTGAAACCAGGCGGCGATGTCATACTCGTACATCAGCTCGCGCAGGTCGTTACAGTAGGCGAAGCGGTTGAGGGCCGAGGGACGGTTGTCCCAGCTCCAGAAGCTGGGGGCATGGTGGGTCACCACCACGGTCTTGCCTGAAAAGGGCCTCTGCAGCGCCCGCGCCAGCCAGGTCCGCGAGCGGCGGTGCAGGGCGAGGTAGTGTTCGAAGCGGTAAGGACGGCCGTCGAAACGGATCCGGTGGAAATCGTTGACGCTGTCCTCCAGGCGGCTGACATCCTCGTCCCCGGCGCCCAGATCGGTCCACAGGGTGCAGCCGAGGAAACGCACCCCGTCCAGCACATGCACCTTGTTCTCCAGAAACCGCACCGGCGTCCCCAGGGCCGCCTGCTCCAGCCGCGGCAGCAGCTCGACATGGTCATGCTGGTAGAATTCATGGTTGCCGGCCACATAGATGACCGGTTTGTCAAGCTGCGCCAACCAGCGCATCCCCTGCAGGCCGACACCGATGTCTCCGGCGGCGACGACCACGTCCGCCGCCACCTCCGGCAGCTGCAGCGGCCCGAATTCCAGGTGGATGTCGGAAAAATAATGAACCCTCACCGAACCCCGCTTTCCCTTATAATGTTGCGATCCCGTGCCGCTCGGCGGTATTCCCATAATTGAAGACTAGCAGCAGAAACGCACTTCGAAACCATGAGCACACCCCCAATTCCCAGAAGGCCCTCCATCGGCGTCAAGGTCGGCAAGGTGCAGATCGGCGGCGGCGCCCCGGTGGTGGTCCAGTCCATGACCAACACCGCCACCGAGGACGTGGACGGCACCGTCAGGCAGGTACGGGAACTGGCCCAGGCCGGTTCCGAAATCGTCCGCCTCACCGTCAATACCGAAGCGGCCGCCGCCGCGGTGCCAAAAATCCGCGAGGAACTGGACCGCCGCGGCTGCGACGTCCCCCTGGTGGGCGACTTCCATTTCAACGGCCACCGGCTGCTGGCCAAGCATCCTGCCTGCGGCGAGGCCCTGGCCAAGTTCCGCATCAATCCCGGCAACGTGGGCCGGGGTTCCAAGCGCGATCCCCAATTCGCCCAGATGATCGAATTCGCCCTCCGGTTCGACAAGCCGGTGCGTATCGGCGTCAACTGGGGCAGCCTGGATCAGGCGGTGCTCGCCCGCTTGCTGGACGAGAACGCCCGTTCCGCCAACCCTCGCGATCTGGACGAAGTGATGCGCGACGCGGTGGTCACCTCCGCCCTGGAAAGCGCCGCCAAGGCCGAGGAACTGGGGCTGCCTCCCGAAAAGATCGTCATCTCCTGCAAGATGAGCGGAGTGCAGGAACTGATCGCCGTCTATCAGGATCTGGCCCGGCGCTGCAACTACGCTCTGCATCTGGGGCTCACCGAAGCGGGCATCGGCACCAAGGGCATCGTCGCCTCCACCGCCGCCCTGGCGGTGCTGCTGCAACAGGGCATCGGCGACACCATCCGCATCTCCCTGACCCCGGAGCCCGGCGCCTCGCGCGCCAAGGAGGTGATCGTCGCCCAGGAGATCCTGCAGACCATGGGGCTACGCGCCTTCACCCCCATGGTCATCGCCTGCCCCGGCTGTGGCCGCACCACCAGCGACTACTTCCAGCGCCTGGCGCAGCAGATCCAGGATTACCTGCGGCGCAAGATGCCCGAGTGGCGCGACCGCTATCCCGGAGTCGAGGACATGCACGTGGCAGTGATGGGCTGCGTGGTCAACGGCCCGGGGGAAAGCAAGAACGCCAACATCGGCATCAGCCTGCCCGGCACCGGTGAGAGCCCGGTGGCGCCGGTGTACGAGGACGGCCAGAAGACCGTGACCCTCAAGGGGGACCGCATCGCCGAGGAATTTCAGGCCCTGGTGGAACGCTACGTGGAAACCCACTACGGCCCGGCCGCCGAAGCACAGCGGGCATAAAAAAACCGCCTGGAAAGGTGTCCCGGCGTTGCCGGGGCCTTTCTTCCGCGGTTCCTGAAAGGATTCAGGATGTCAGGTCAGCGCATCAGTTCCAGCGTTGCGCCTGGGCTTTCCAGGTGCCGTCGGCCTGTTTCTTGAAGACGTTGTAGATCACGCCGTCGTAGGCGTATTTCAATTCCCCGTCCACGTTGGTCCAGCGCAGGGTGGACACCACGGTGTCGCCCTTGGCGGACAGCACGTCGTTCACATCCACTTCGAAGCGGCCGTGCCGGCCAGCCAGCACCTTCTCCCAGAAGCGGCGGATCTCCCTCGGATCCTTGATCACCTTGCCATCGGGCAGCAACACCATCGCATCCTTGGCGTACAGGTGCATCAGCTCATCCACCCTGCCCTGATTCAGCGCCTGGTTCCAGCGGGCGACGGTTTGATCCACGGAACGCGGCACATCGTCCGCCCAGGCGGTTCCCAGTCCCAAAGCCAAAGCGGCTGCGAGCAACCCTTTCTTCATCGTGATAACCTCCATACCGAGTTCTAAAGTTAGAATTCAAAATTATTATAGTATCTATCAATAGAATTTCAACTTTATACTATTTGTTTACCTATAAAAAACAATTAACGCCGATTGTCTCCGGCAAGGACATGACGAACCGTTACGGCTCAGATTAACCATAGCCCAATCCCGTGACAGGACTGTGACCACAGCCGTGGAAAAAATCAGGGGTGGGAAACGACGAAGCCTTTGAGACCGAAGCGTTCGCTCAGGCGGCGGGCGAGGGTTTCGGCTTCGTCCTTGCGCAAGACCGGACCGACGCGTACCCGGTACAGAGATTTCCCGGCACGATCGAGCCGGGCGAGGTAGGCGGGAAACCCCGCCTGACGCAGACGGGCGACCAGGGCGTCAGCGTTGGCGGCGCTGCTGAAGCTGCCGACCTGCACCACCCAGCCGGACGACAGGGGGAGATGGGGGCGGTCCGCCACCGCGATCCGAGCCGGGGCCTTGCCCGGTGCCGGAGGCTCCGGCATGGCACGGTCGAACGGCGCAGGCGAACGCAGCCCGTCCTCGAACAACATCGGCAGGAAGATGACCGCCAGCAGCACCAGCACGGCGCCACCGACTAGACGGCGTTTAAGCTGCAGATCCATCGTCGGCCAGCAATTCGGCAACCAGGAAAAACGAACCGAACACCACGATCAGATCCTCCGGTGCGGCCATCCGTTCCAGAGCACCCAGGGCGGCTGCGACCGTGGGGAAACCGTGCAACGGCCGGGGAAGCCCCGCCCGCTCGAAGGCGGTCAGCAGGCGCTCGGATGAGGCCGCCCGGGGATTTCCGACCAGCGGCGCCAGAGCCCAGACGTCCACCACCCCGCCCATCCGGGTCAACATCCCTTCGATGTCCTTGTCCGCCATGGCGGTGAACAGGGCCAGGACGCGCCTTCCGGGCCAGTTGCGGCGCAGGTGCTCGGCCAGCAACGCCGCGGCCTGGGGATTGTGGGCCACGTCCAGCAGCCGCTCGGGCGTGCCCGGAAGCAGTTGATAGCGCCCCGGCAGCCGGACCGTGGCCAGACCCCGACGCAGCGCGGCCGTGGAGACGGTCAGGCGGGAGGCCAGGCAGCGGAGCACCGCGATCACCGCCGCGGCGTTGTCAAGCTGCTGCCTCCCCGGAAGGGAAGGCCAGGGAAGACCATCCAGTTCGCCATCCCAGCCCTGCCAGCACCAGCCATCCGCCCGTCTGCGGTGATCGAAATCCTGTCCCAGACAATGCAGCCGCGCCCCCAGTTCCCGGGCCCGCAGCACCAGGCTGCGGGGAGGATCGCGGTCCCCCACCACCGCCGGACGCCCCGCCCTGAGAATACCGGCCTTTTCCCGGCCGATGCTGTCGCGGTCCTCCCCCAGCCATTCCTTGTGGTCGATATCGATGCTGGTGACGAGCACCGCATCGGCGTCGATCAGATTGACCGCATCCAGCCGTCCTCCCAGCCCCACCTCGAGCAGCTGGACGTCCACCCCGGCGCGGGCGAACAGATCCAGCGCCGCCAGGGTGGCGAACTCGAAGAAACTGAGGCTGACCCCGTCGCGCACCGCCTCGATGCGGGCGAAAGCCTCGCAGATGTCTTCGTCCCCGGCCTCGCGGCCGTCGATGCGGATACGCTCGTTGTAACGCAGCAGGTGCGGCGAGGTGTAAGCACCGACCCGCAGTCCCTGGGCCCGCAGAACGGCGTCGAGCAGCGCGATGCATGAACCCTTGCCGTTGGTGCCGCCGACGGTGATGGTCAGCGGCGGCCGATAGCCGGGCCGCAGGCGTTCGAAGACTCGACGCACCCGCGCCAGCCCCAGATCGATCGGGCGCGGATGCAGGGACTGCTGCCAGGTGAGCCAATCCGCCAGGGTGCGGCGGGAGTCAGTCTTCCCCGTCACCCGCAGCGCCTGCCTGGGGGACGACGGCCGAATCCAGACCGATTTCATCACGGGCGCCGGTATCGCCGCGGTGCAGGTCCGCAGGCCGGGCGGAATGGGTCAACATCGCCAGCAGGCTGGCGATCACGTCGCGCAGGTCGCGGCGATCGACGATCATGTCCAGGGCTCCGTGCTCCAGCAGAAATTCGCTGCGCTGGAAGCCCTCCGGCAGTTTTTCGCGCACGGTCTGCTCGATCACCCGGGGACCGGCGAAGCCGATCAGCGCCCCGGGCTCGGCGAGGTTCAGGTCTCCCAGCATCGCCAGACTGGCCGACACCCCCCCCATGGTGGGATCGGTCATCACCGAGACAAACGGCAGCCCGGCGGCCCCTAGCCGCGCCAGGGCCGCCGAGGTCTTGGCCATCTGGAACAGAGACAGCAAAGACTCCTGCATCCGGGCCCCGCCGCTGGCGCTGAAGACCACGAAAGGCGCTTTCTCCTCCAGGGCGCGGTTCACGCCGCGGACGAAACGCTCGCCCACCACCGAGCCCATGGAGCCTCCCATGAAATGGAAGTCAAAGGCGGCCGCCACCAATACCTGCCCCTTGAGCAGACCGCGCATGACGATCAGGGCGTCGCTCTCGCCGGTGGCTTTCTGGGCCTGGGCGAGGCGGTCCTTGTATTTCTTGGTGTCCTTGAATTTGAGCGGGTCGGCGGATCTCAGTTCGGCGCCGATCTCCTCGCGCCCCTCCGGGTCGAGGAACACATCCAGCCGCTTGCGGCCGCCGATGCGCATGTGGTGGTTGCACTTGGGGCACACCTCCAGATTGCGCTCCAGCTCGGCCTTGTAGAGGATCGCGCTGCAGGCCGGGCACTTGCTCCACAAGCCTTCCGGCACCGCGCTCTTGCGGTTGCCCTCGGTACGGATGCGGGCCGGGACCAGTTTCTGAAACCAGCTCATGCCGCAGCCACCTCCCGATCCATCGCCTGCCGCATCGCCGCCAGCAGCGCGGTGATCTCCGCCTCGATGCGGGCCGGATCGCCCAGATTCTCCTCGACCCGGCGCACCAGGGCGCTGCCCACCACTACGGCATCGGCCAGGCGCGCCATCCTGGCGGCGGTTTCGGCGTCCTTGACCCCGAAACCGACGCCCACCGGCAATTGCGCCAGGGCCCTGACCGCCGCCACCTTGCGGGCCACGTCGTCCAGGTCCAGATGGCCGGCGCCGGTCACCCCTTTGAGAGAGACGTAGTAGAGATAACCGCGCCCGGCCGCATCGGCCTGTTCGATGCGCTGGCGCGGGCTGGTGGGGGCGAGCAGGAAGATGGGATCGATGCCAGCCTGGTACAGCAGCGGCAGCATCTCGTCTCGGGCCTCCTCCACCGGCAGGTCCACAGTCAGCACCCCGTCCACACCGGCCGCCCTGGCCCTGTCCACGAAGGTGCGGTAACCCAGGCACTCGATGGGATTGAGATAGCCCATCAGGACGATGGGGGTTTCGGCGTCCTTGCGGCGGAATTCGGCCACCATGTCGAGCACCTGACGCAGCGAGGTCCGGTGCCTGAGGGCGCGCTCGGAGGCGCGCTGGATCACCGGACCGTCGGCCATGGGATCGGAGAACGGCACGCCCAGTTCGAGGATGTCGGCGCCGGCTTCGACCATTTTGTGCAGCAGCGGCACGGTGAAGCCCGGCTCGGGATCGCCGGCGGTGATGAAGGGAATCAGGGCCTTGCGCCCTTCCTGACGCAACTGGTCGAACTTTGCTTGAATACGGCTCACAGCTTCAGCCCCTCTCGTGCGGCGACGGTGTGGATGTCCTTGTCTCCCCGGCCGGAGACGTTGACGATCATGATCTGATCCCGATCCATCTGCGGGGCCAGCTTCATGGCGTAGGCCAGGGCGTGGCTGGATTCCAGCGCCGGCATGATGCCTTCGATACGGGTGAGGCTGTGGAACGCTTCCAGGGCCTCGTCGTCGGTGACGCTGACGTAGGTGGCCCGCCCGCTGTCCTTGAGCCAGGCGTGCTCCGGGCCGACGCCGGGATAGTCGAGACCGGCGGAGATCGAATGGGTCTCGATGATCTGACCATCTTCGTCTTCCATCAGATAGGTGCGGTTGCCGTGCAGCACCCCGGGGCGGCCGGCACACAGGGGCGCCGAGTGCTTGCCGGTGTCGATCCCGTAACCGGCGGCCTCGACCCCGTACAGGGCCACCTGCTCGTCCTCGATGAAGGGATAGAACAGACCGATGGCGTTGGAGCCGCCGCCAACGCAGGCCACCAGGGCGTCGGGCAAGCGGCCGGCCTTCTCGATGATCTGGCGCTTGGCCTCGCGGCCGATGACCGCCTGGAAGTCGCGCACCATGGCCGGATACGGATGGGGGCCGGCGACGGTGCCGATAATGTAAAAGGTGTCGTCCACGTTGGTGACCCAGTCACGCAGGGCTTCGTTGAGGGCATCCTTCAAGGTCTTGGAACCGGAGGACACCGGCCGCACCTCTGCCCCCAGGAGCGACATCCGATAGACGTTGAGCTTCTGCCGCTCCACGTCCACCTCGCCCATGTAGACCACGCATTGCAAACCCAAGCGGGCGGCGACGGTGGCGGTGGCCACGCCGTGTTGCCCCGCGCCGGTCTCGGCGATCACCCGCCGTTTGCCCATGCGCTTGGCCAAAAGCGCCTGGCCGATGGTGTTGTTGACCTTGTGGGCGCCGGTGTGGTTGAGGTCCTCGCGCTTGAGGTAAATCTGCGCCCCGCCCAGTTCCCGGCTCCAGCGCTCGGCGTGGTAAAGGGGCGAGGGCCGGCCCACGTAGTCGCTCAGGTCGCGGTCGAGCTCGGCGAGAAAATCCGGATCTTTGAAATACTTTTCATAGGCCGCCTTCAGTTCCTCCAAGGGATACATCAGGGTCTCGGCCACGAAGATGCCGCCGTAGGGGCCGAAATGGCCGCGCGCGTCCGGCAGCTGGTAAGTGTGCAAATGTTCAGGTGCTGTCGCCATGTCTGACCTCTCGTATGAATGCCGCCATCCTGGCCGGATCTTTGATTCCCTTCGCGCTTTCCACCCCGGAGCTGACGTCCACCGCCCAGGGCCGGACCTGCCTGACCGCCGCCGCCACGTTGTCCGGTGCAAGCCCTCCGGCCAGAATCACCGGCAGCGGCAGGTCGCCCGGAATCCGCGCCCAGTCGAAACGCTCGCCGGTGCCGCCGGCAGCGGCCGGATGCCAGGCATCCAGGAGCAGACCGCGACTGTCGTAGTAGCGCGCCGCCTCCCGCTCCAGGTCCACGTCCGCCGCCATGCGGACGGCCTTGATGTAGGGCCGCCCGTAACGGCGGCACGCCTCGGGCGGCTCGTGGCCGTGGAACTGTAGCAACCCCAAGGGCACCTGCGCCAACACCCGCTCGATCACCGCCGGCCGGGCATCGACGAACAGCCCCACCACGGTGACGAAGGCCGGCAACGCCAGAGCGATCTCCCGGGCCCGCTCAAGGGTCACGTGGCGCGGGCTTTGGGGATGGAACACCAGTCCGACGGCGTCCACCCCCAGCCGGGCCGCCTCGATGGCATCGTCGGGGCGCGTAAACCCACAAATTTTAACCCGAGTCCTGGTCAAAGTCGCGTCCCCTGATCTCCCGAATAGCTTGCAGGATATCCTCGGTGTTGACCCGGGTCTTAACGCCTGGAATATCAAAAGGTGAACGTTTTGCCCACACTTTTTGGACCCGTAGCGCAAACAAGGTGCCATCCCGGCGGCGGATCATCACCTCTTCTTCCGCAGCCAAAGCTAACAATTTTGACAAATCCTTCGATGCTTCCGCCTCGGTAAAAACTTTCATCGCCTTATCATCCTGACTCCCAAATGATCTGCGATCCGCCTCATGCCTTTATCCAGGGTAAGCAACGGGCAGGAAAACCGCCACGCGCTTTGGAGAAAATAAGCGTCATAAGCATAGATGTTGAATTCCGTTGCTAACGATAAGGCCTTATCAATATCGACTGGTACCAGATGGACGGGAATTTGCCGCACACATTCCAAAACGCCAAGCGCCTCATCTCCCGTCAGCCGGTTTCGTCTGACCATGGCAGACAAGGCGTTACCAATTTCAAAAGGCAACACTTCAGGAGCCAATACCGTACAATCTGCGGTCACTTCCACAATCCAGTCCCTTTCCGGCTCCGCAAGCGCCACAGCCAGAAACACACTCGTGTCGGCAACAATCCTGCCACTCAATCGTATGCCTCCACTCGCCTGATGTCCTGCGGCAGCCGCGCGAAGATCGGCTGACGCGGCAGGCCGAATTTTTGAGGATACCAGATTCCGGCGAAATACAAACCGTGCGGCGGAGCGGTGACGCCGCCGGCGCGGCGGTCGCGGGCCGCCAGCACCTCGGACACCCAGTCCACCGGCCGCTTGCCGCTGCCGACCGCCATCAGCACCCCGGCGATGTTGCGCACCATGTTGTGAAGGAAGGCGTTGGCGACGATGTCGATGGCCACTTCGTCGCCGCAGCGGCTCACCTCCAGCAGATAGACCCGACGGTACGGGCTTTTGGACTGACAGTAAGGCCCGCGGAAGGAGGAAAAATCGTGCTCTCCCAGCAACCGTTCGGCCGCCTGCTGCATCTTCCCCTCGTCCAATGGCCGGTGGCACCAGCTGAGCTGGGTCCGCCCCAGGGCCGGAGCCACCGGGCGGTTGCAGATGCGGTAGCGGTACCAGCGCGCCAGGGCCTGGCGCTGGGCGTGGAAGTCGCAGGGCACCGGTCTGGCCCACAGCACCCGGATGTCGTCCGCCAGCCGGGTGTTGGTTCCCTGGACCCAGGCCCGCTCGGGGCGCACGGCTTCGGTGTCGAAATGGACGATCTGCTCCCAGGCGTGAACCCCGGCGTCGGTGCGGCCGGCGGCCACCACCCGCACCGGCGCGGCGGCGACGAAGGCGAGCGCCCGTTCCACCGCCTCCTGAACCGATGGACTGTGGGACTGATACTGCCAGCCCGCATAACGGCTGCCGTCGTATTCCAGTTTCAGCGCAATCCGCATCCTTCTCCCACTTCGTTCAGCAAATCAGGCAGCCTCTATAGCAACACCCGCCGATAGCCGCACAACGCCAACTGCAGGGTTCTGAGCAAGTCGTATTCCTCCGGAATGGCACTGCGGCACATCGGCCCGCGCCGGATCACCGTCTCCCTCACCGTTTCCATGAACTCGTCGATGGCCATCACCCGGCCGCCGCCCAGCTCCCGGCGGGTGGCGGAGACCAGAATCGCCACCTGCTCCAGAGGCGTGGCCGGATCGAGCCAGGGGAAGACTTCGGCGTGGACGTAGCGGCGGCCGGCCTCGAACTTGCGGCGGAAGCGGCGCTCACGTTCCTCCCAGGTGTGGGCGTCGATGGACGGCTCCAGGTGGATCAGATGACCGCTGTGGGGATGGTAGGCGACGATGTCCAGCTCCCCGGCCCAGCCGCCGTGAGTTAGGGCGCCGACGCGAACGTTGCCGCGAACGATGTAGCCGCGCCAGGCATAGAACTGGCGCACCAGCTTTTCCAGGTGGTTCATGCCCGTTCAAGCTCGGCCTCCAGGCGCGCGACTTCCTTCGGCGTCAGTTCCACGAAGCGGCCGGCCTTGAGCCCCGGCGGCAGGACCACCGGACCGTAACGCACCCGGATCAACCGGCTCACCGTCGCCCCCACCGCTTCCCACAGGCGGCGGACGATGCGGTTGCGGCCTTCCTTCAGGGTCACCTTGTACCAGGTGTTGGCCCCCTCACCGCCGGCCGCCTCGAGGGTCTCGAAACGGGCCGGGCCGTCTTCCAGTTCGACGCCGCGTTGGAGCTTTTCCAGCATCTCGTCGCTCACCCGGCCGTAAACCCGCACCGCGTATTCCCGCGCCAGTTCCCGGGAGGGGTGCATCAGGCGGTTGGCCAGCTCGCCGTCGTTGGTCAACAGCAACAATCCCTCGGTGTTGATGTCGAGGCGTCCCACCGTCACCCAGCGGCCCTTGGGCAGCTTCGGCAGGTGTTCGAACACCGTGGGCCGGCCTTCGGGATCGCGGCGGGTGACCACCTCCCCCACCGGTTTGTGGTAGAGCAATATCCGGGTCTGCGCCCCCAGGCGGCGGTCGAGGTTGAGCGGCCGACCGCGCACCCTGACCTTGTCGCCCACGTGCCAGCGCTCGCCGAGGCGGGCGGGGCGGTTGTTGATCTGCACCTCACCGTC comes from Methylomarinovum tepidoasis and encodes:
- the pomA gene encoding flagellar motor protein PomA, whose amino-acid sequence is MDIATLVGLLGGLGIIGASIAMGGDFMLFVNVPSILIVFGGTFMVTLMRITLGDFFRSFGVAAKAFFNKPDDPAKLIEEAVRLADVARKNGLLALENETVENPFLQKGISMCVDGHDPALIRKMLTEEINQAIARHEVGQDMWKSIGDMAPAMGMIGTLVGLVQMLANMSDPASIGPAMAVALLTTLYGAVIANAFAIPLADKLALISGYEKIAKSLIIETINGIQEGMNPKVLETLLNAYVPEKKRSTGD
- a CDS encoding metallophosphoesterase, producing MRVHYFSDIHLEFGPLQLPEVAADVVVAAGDIGVGLQGMRWLAQLDKPVIYVAGNHEFYQHDHVELLPRLEQAALGTPVRFLENKVHVLDGVRFLGCTLWTDLGAGDEDVSRLEDSVNDFHRIRFDGRPYRFEHYLALHRRSRTWLARALQRPFSGKTVVVTHHAPSFWSWDNRPSALNRFAYCNDLRELMYEYDIAAWFHGHTHVVWDYRCGDTRILCNPRGYHDRRPVEEFRPGRVVEI
- the ispG gene encoding flavodoxin-dependent (E)-4-hydroxy-3-methylbut-2-enyl-diphosphate synthase — its product is MSTPPIPRRPSIGVKVGKVQIGGGAPVVVQSMTNTATEDVDGTVRQVRELAQAGSEIVRLTVNTEAAAAAVPKIREELDRRGCDVPLVGDFHFNGHRLLAKHPACGEALAKFRINPGNVGRGSKRDPQFAQMIEFALRFDKPVRIGVNWGSLDQAVLARLLDENARSANPRDLDEVMRDAVVTSALESAAKAEELGLPPEKIVISCKMSGVQELIAVYQDLARRCNYALHLGLTEAGIGTKGIVASTAALAVLLQQGIGDTIRISLTPEPGASRAKEVIVAQEILQTMGLRAFTPMVIACPGCGRTTSDYFQRLAQQIQDYLRRKMPEWRDRYPGVEDMHVAVMGCVVNGPGESKNANIGISLPGTGESPVAPVYEDGQKTVTLKGDRIAEEFQALVERYVETHYGPAAEAQRA
- a CDS encoding YybH family protein, with protein sequence MKKGLLAAALALGLGTAWADDVPRSVDQTVARWNQALNQGRVDELMHLYAKDAMVLLPDGKVIKDPREIRRFWEKVLAGRHGRFEVDVNDVLSAKGDTVVSTLRWTNVDGELKYAYDGVIYNVFKKQADGTWKAQAQRWN
- a CDS encoding SPOR domain-containing protein, whose translation is MDLQLKRRLVGGAVLVLLAVIFLPMLFEDGLRSPAPFDRAMPEPPAPGKAPARIAVADRPHLPLSSGWVVQVGSFSSAANADALVARLRQAGFPAYLARLDRAGKSLYRVRVGPVLRKDEAETLARRLSERFGLKGFVVSHP
- the folC gene encoding bifunctional tetrahydrofolate synthase/dihydrofolate synthase; translation: MTGKTDSRRTLADWLTWQQSLHPRPIDLGLARVRRVFERLRPGYRPPLTITVGGTNGKGSCIALLDAVLRAQGLRVGAYTSPHLLRYNERIRIDGREAGDEDICEAFARIEAVRDGVSLSFFEFATLAALDLFARAGVDVQLLEVGLGGRLDAVNLIDADAVLVTSIDIDHKEWLGEDRDSIGREKAGILRAGRPAVVGDRDPPRSLVLRARELGARLHCLGQDFDHRRRADGWCWQGWDGELDGLPWPSLPGRQQLDNAAAVIAVLRCLASRLTVSTAALRRGLATVRLPGRYQLLPGTPERLLDVAHNPQAAALLAEHLRRNWPGRRVLALFTAMADKDIEGMLTRMGGVVDVWALAPLVGNPRAASSERLLTAFERAGLPRPLHGFPTVAAALGALERMAAPEDLIVVFGSFFLVAELLADDGSAA
- the accD gene encoding acetyl-CoA carboxylase carboxyltransferase subunit beta, coding for MSWFQKLVPARIRTEGNRKSAVPEGLWSKCPACSAILYKAELERNLEVCPKCNHHMRIGGRKRLDVFLDPEGREEIGAELRSADPLKFKDTKKYKDRLAQAQKATGESDALIVMRGLLKGQVLVAAAFDFHFMGGSMGSVVGERFVRGVNRALEEKAPFVVFSASGGARMQESLLSLFQMAKTSAALARLGAAGLPFVSVMTDPTMGGVSASLAMLGDLNLAEPGALIGFAGPRVIEQTVREKLPEGFQRSEFLLEHGALDMIVDRRDLRDVIASLLAMLTHSARPADLHRGDTGARDEIGLDSAVVPQAGAAGDGED
- the trpA gene encoding tryptophan synthase subunit alpha; its protein translation is MSRIQAKFDQLRQEGRKALIPFITAGDPEPGFTVPLLHKMVEAGADILELGVPFSDPMADGPVIQRASERALRHRTSLRQVLDMVAEFRRKDAETPIVLMGYLNPIECLGYRTFVDRARAAGVDGVLTVDLPVEEARDEMLPLLYQAGIDPIFLLAPTSPRQRIEQADAAGRGYLYYVSLKGVTGAGHLDLDDVARKVAAVRALAQLPVGVGFGVKDAETAARMARLADAVVVGSALVRRVEENLGDPARIEAEITALLAAMRQAMDREVAAA
- the trpB gene encoding tryptophan synthase subunit beta — its product is MATAPEHLHTYQLPDARGHFGPYGGIFVAETLMYPLEELKAAYEKYFKDPDFLAELDRDLSDYVGRPSPLYHAERWSRELGGAQIYLKREDLNHTGAHKVNNTIGQALLAKRMGKRRVIAETGAGQHGVATATVAARLGLQCVVYMGEVDVERQKLNVYRMSLLGAEVRPVSSGSKTLKDALNEALRDWVTNVDDTFYIIGTVAGPHPYPAMVRDFQAVIGREAKRQIIEKAGRLPDALVACVGGGSNAIGLFYPFIEDEQVALYGVEAAGYGIDTGKHSAPLCAGRPGVLHGNRTYLMEDEDGQIIETHSISAGLDYPGVGPEHAWLKDSGRATYVSVTDDEALEAFHSLTRIEGIMPALESSHALAYAMKLAPQMDRDQIMIVNVSGRGDKDIHTVAAREGLKL
- a CDS encoding phosphoribosylanthranilate isomerase, whose translation is MTRTRVKICGFTRPDDAIEAARLGVDAVGLVFHPQSPRHVTLERAREIALALPAFVTVVGLFVDARPAVIERVLAQVPLGLLQFHGHEPPEACRRYGRPYIKAVRMAADVDLEREAARYYDSRGLLLDAWHPAAAGGTGERFDWARIPGDLPLPVILAGGLAPDNVAAAVRQVRPWAVDVSSGVESAKGIKDPARMAAFIREVRHGDST
- a CDS encoding prevent-host-death protein, which codes for MKVFTEAEASKDLSKLLALAAEEEVMIRRRDGTLFALRVQKVWAKRSPFDIPGVKTRVNTEDILQAIREIRGRDFDQDSG
- a CDS encoding type II toxin-antitoxin system VapC family toxin, whose product is MSGRIVADTSVFLAVALAEPERDWIVEVTADCTVLAPEVLPFEIGNALSAMVRRNRLTGDEALGVLECVRQIPVHLVPVDIDKALSLATEFNIYAYDAYFLQSAWRFSCPLLTLDKGMRRIADHLGVRMIRR
- the truA gene encoding tRNA pseudouridine(38-40) synthase TruA, whose protein sequence is MRIALKLEYDGSRYAGWQYQSHSPSVQEAVERALAFVAAAPVRVVAAGRTDAGVHAWEQIVHFDTEAVRPERAWVQGTNTRLADDIRVLWARPVPCDFHAQRQALARWYRYRICNRPVAPALGRTQLSWCHRPLDEGKMQQAAERLLGEHDFSSFRGPYCQSKSPYRRVYLLEVSRCGDEVAIDIVANAFLHNMVRNIAGVLMAVGSGKRPVDWVSEVLAARDRRAGGVTAPPHGLYFAGIWYPQKFGLPRQPIFARLPQDIRRVEAYD
- the rluB gene encoding 23S rRNA pseudouridine(2605) synthase RluB, whose protein sequence is MTKPRPNRPPAPDHDAVARHDGKRLQKVLAHAGLGSRRQIEQWIRDGEVQINNRPARLGERWHVGDKVRVRGRPLNLDRRLGAQTRILLYHKPVGEVVTRRDPEGRPTVFEHLPKLPKGRWVTVGRLDINTEGLLLLTNDGELANRLMHPSRELAREYAVRVYGRVSDEMLEKLQRGVELEDGPARFETLEAAGGEGANTWYKVTLKEGRNRIVRRLWEAVGATVSRLIRVRYGPVVLPPGLKAGRFVELTPKEVARLEAELERA